The following is a genomic window from Caproiciproducens sp. CPB-2.
GAAGATAGATGTCGGGAAAACCCTTCCCCCTCTCCACCTCGCCCAGATGGGCAAAAGCGTCGAACAGGTCAAAAACGCCGTTGTTTTTCAGCGCCGGCTCGTACAGTTCGGGGGCCTGCGCAGTCGCGACCGCCAGCCTGACCCCCCGGCTTTTCAATTTCCGGAGGAATTCCCCGGCCCGGGGCTTCAGCGCGATTTCAAAACGGTATGCCTGTTCGGACATTTCCTTCCAGTCGCGGATGACCTCCGCCGCCGTTTCCGGCAGGGAAAACCGCGCGATGGTGTACGCCGCCGCGTCCCGGTAGTTCATAGGCGTAACCTTTTCGACATAGTCGTCCGGCAGGGGGATTCCCCGTTTCGCAAGGAACCGCTGATCGATCTGCGCCCAGATTCCCATGGACTCCAGCAAGGTGCCGTCAAGGTCAAAAATCGCGCCTTTCAATTCCTTCATGGATTCCCTCCCTGGAAAATCTGTAAAAGCCCGCGGGCGGCTTCGCGGATGTCGGGCTGTGCGACCACCGCGGAAACCACCGCTAAGCCGTCGATCCCGGTCTTGCAGAACGCGGGGGCGGTTTTCCGGTTGATCCCCCCGATGACGACAATCGGGATCTGAACCGCCCTGCGGATGGCGTGCAGTTCTTCCATAGAGACGATTGCGGCATCCGTTTTCGTCCCGGTCGCGTACATGGCGCCCACGCCGAGATAATCCGCGCCATCCTTTTCGGCCCGAACGGCTTCTTCCAGAGTGGACGCGGACACCCCGATGATTTTTTCTTCCCCCAAAATACGGCGCAGCACGCCGCAGGGCAAATCGCTCTGCCCCACGTGCACGCCATCCGCGTCGACCGCAAGCGCAATGTCCAGCCGGTCGTTGATGATCAGAGGGACGCCGTAATGTTCCGTCACCTTTTTCACCGCGAGGGCCGTGTCGTAAAACAGGCGGGAGGGAATATTCTTTTCCCGCAGCTGGATGACCGTACAGCCCCCCTGTATCGCCTGCTCCACCGATTCCTCCACCGTAGGGGTGCTCATCAGTTCCCTGTCCGTACAGAGGTACAGGGAATAATCAATTTCAGATTTCATTTAGCTTCGCCTTCTCTTCCAATAAAACTGGATTCAGGCGGCTCAGCGCGTCGATCACGGCGATATGAAAGCTGCCGGTGCCGGTCTGGCCCGCCGCTTCGTACGCAAGCTCGCCCGCGATTCCCATGGAAGCGATTCCGGAGACCGCCGCCGTAAATCCGTCCCGCAGCGCGCCCGCGTAGGCGCCGACCAGCGCGGAGGTCATGCAGCCGGTACCGGTCACCCTGCTGAGCATGGGATGTCCGTTGCGTATTTTGACGACGCGCTTCCCGTCGGCAATCACGTCTACCGCACCGGTAACAGCAGCCGTGCAGCCCAGCTTTTCCGCAACGGCTTTTGCGACGGCAACCGCGTCGTTGCCGCCGTCGGCCTCGGAGGCATCCACTCCCTTCGTCGAAGCGCCCAGCCCCGCGACAAAGGAGACTTCGGAAATATTCCCGCGCAGGACCGTAAGCCTGACCTGCTCCAGGATTTCTCTGGTCGCGTCGTTGCGCAGTTTGGACGCACCCGCGCCGACCGGGTCAAACACGACGGGGATCCCGAGTTCGTTCGCTCTTTTCCCCGCCGCAAGCATGGAGGCGATGGTGCGCTGGTTCAGTGTGCCGATATTCAGCACCAGCGCGGAAGAAATAGCGGAAATATCGGCCGCTTCCGCAATGTCGTCCGCCATAATGGGCGAAGCGCCGATGGCAAGCAGCGCGTTTGCACAGTCGTTGACCGTCACATAGTTGGTGATATTATGTACCAGCGGAACCTTTTCCCTCAGGACACGGATTGCGTTTGATACTTCTTTGGTGATCTGATTCATTGTTTCATCCTCCGGATATTTATTTCTCTTTTATTTTTCAGAGCAGAATTCTACTTTTTTGCCTTCCAAAATCAGGTTGGTCGTACGGACGGCGCACATTTTTCCGCACATGGAACAGGTGTGGCGGTCGGCGGGAGGGGTGCTTTCAAAGTAGTCCCTTGCCTTCTCCCCGTCTATGGCGACCCGGAACATTTCGTCCCAGTCCATCCTGTGGCGCGCGTGTGCCATCTGATTGTCGAGGTCGCGCGCATGGGGAACGCCTTTCGCGATATCCGCCGCGTGCGCGGCAATTTTGCTGGCGATGATTCCCTCCTTGACATCGTTCAGATCCGGCAGGCGAAGGTGCTCCGCCGGGGTGACGTAGCACAGGAAATCCGCGCCGCTGGCAGCCGCAATCGCTCCGCCGATGGCGGAAGTGATGTGGTCGTAGCCGGGAGCGATGTCGGTGACCAGAGGTCCCAGCACATAGAACGGCGCGTTGTGGCAAAGCCGCTTCTGCAGCGTCATATTGGCCGCGATCTCATTCATGGCCATGTGTCCCGGGCCTTCCACCATGACCTGCACATTCTTTTCCCACGCGTGTCCGGTCAGGTTCCCCAGTTCGATCAGCTCCCCGATCTGCCCCGCGTCGGTGCTGTCGTCCAGGCAGCCGGGACGAAGCGCGTCGCCCAGGCTGATGGTCACGTCGTATTCGCGCAGGATTTCCAGCACTTCGTCATAGTACTCGTAAAACGGGTTCTCATTGCCCGTCATCTCCATCCACGCAAAAAGCAAAGAGCCTCCCCGGGAAACAATGTTCATGATACGGCCCTCCCTGCGGAAGCTCTCCACCGCGCGGCGGTTGATGCCCGCGTGAATCGTCATGAAGTCCACGCCTTCCTTCGCGTGCGCCTCCACCACCTTCAGAAAATCCTTCGCGGAGATTTCCAGCAAATCCTTTTCCAGATACCCGATCGCATCGTACATGGGCACCGTGCCGATCATCGCGGGGGATTTCGCAATCAGCTCCCGCCGGAAGGTATTGGTTTTGCCGTAATTGCTCAGGTCCATGATTGCTTCCGCGCCGAAGCGGAGCGCCATGTCCACCTTCTGCATTTCCACATCGTAATTTTTGCAGTCGCCCGAAATTCCCAGATTGACGTTGATTTTTGTTTTCAGTCCCGCGCCGATTCCTTCCGGGGACAGGGCCGTATGGTGAATATTGGCCGGAATGGCGACCTGCCCGGATGCCACCAGCTCCCGCAGCTTTTCGGGCTCCATGGATTCTTTTTCCGCCACCACGGCCATCTCTTTGGTGACAATGCCCTTTTTGGCCGCTTCCATCTGCGTGTGATATGTTCTCATTGTAATAATCCTCCGTTTTTATATAAATTGTAAAAATGATTGGTCGGGCCGTGACCTTTGCCGACCGGCAGCGCGTGCCGGATGGCTGTGGTAACGTATTCTTTCGCGGCGCCGACGGCCTCGGGAACGTCCATTCCGTTCGCAAGGTTCGCCGCGATGGCGGAGGAAAGGGTACAGCCCGTACCGTGGGTATTTTTTGTGGGAATCCGCTCCGTCCGAAACGGATGGATTTCTTCCCCATCAAACAAAATGTCCACCGCGTCGCCCTCCAGATGCCCGCCTTTGACCAGCACATGCCGGGGGCCCATGCTCCTCAGGACAGCCGCGGCTTTTTCCATATCCCCGACGGTGCGGATTTCCATGCCGGTGATGGCTTCCGCTTCCGGGATATTGGGCGTGAGCAGAAAAGCCTGCGGCAGCATTTCTGCTTTCAGCGTTTCCAGCGCGTCCGGGTGCATCAGGGCGCGGCCGCCCTTCGCGACCATCACCGGGTCCAGCACCACGCCGCCGGGCCGGTAAAAACGCAGCCTTTCCGCGACCGTCTTCATCTGCTCCGCGCCGGAAAGCATGCCGATTTTTACCCCGTCCACCGCGATATCTTCAAACACGGCGTCGATCTGGTCGGCGACAATCTGAGGCGGGATATCCTGAATGGAAATCACGCGGCTGGTGTTTTCCGCCACCACCGAAACAATGACGCTCATGCCAAAGGCCCCGTGCGCGGCAAAGGTTTTCAGGTCGGCCTGGATTCCGGCTCCGCCGCTGCAGTCGGAACCCGCAATGGTCAGTAAATTTTTGATAGCTAACTCCTCCTTCTGAAATAAAAAAATGCCCACCGTCAAGGCGAGCATAAAAGAACCGGATTGTGCTCCCTACGACAGCGTTAACTGACAGGTTCAAAGGGTCAGGTTTTACCTTCTCAACTCGGATGAGTCCCCCCGCGTCTATTTAATTAAAAAAGCGTCCACCCAAACAGGTGAACGCGAATCAGTCAACGTTCCCTACCTCGGTATTAGCCGACAGGTTCAAAGGGTCAGGTTTTACCTTCTCAACTCGGATGAGTCCCCCCGCGTCTATTTAATTAAAAAAGCGTCCACCCAAACAGGTGAACGCGAATCAGTCAACGTTCCCTACCTCGGTATTAGCCGACAGGTTCAAAGGGTCAGGTTTTACCTTCTCAACTCCATGAGTTCCCCCCGTTGTATTTTATTATATACTGTATTGGAATGCCTGTCAATCCGTCTTCCGTCCGTATTTTTCCACGCCGCTTTGGTACAGGGAACACCGTAAACGGAAGGAAACCGGCAGTCCGGCGAATTTTTTATCCCATGGAACCCATTATGAACGCTATTGGATAGCCTCCCTGCCGCGTTCCCCCGTACGGATACGGACGGCGTCGCTGATGTCGGAAATAAAGATTTTTCCGTCGCCGTATTCCCCGGTGTACGCCTTTTCGACGATGCTGTCCACAACCGTATCGGCCTGTTCGTCCAGAACGATCATTTCAATTTTGATTTTCGGCAGGAACTGGCAGTCGACCTCCGTACCCCTTACAAATTCCTTCCAGCCCTTTTGACTGCCGCAGCCCATGACCTGCATAATGCTCAGGCCGTTGAGCTGGAGAGAATCGAGGATTTCTTTGATATCTTCCAGCTGATCCGGACGTATAAACGCTTCAATTTTTTTCATATCTTCACCATTCTCATTTCTTAATCCATCCCGTTAAACGCCGGGTAAGCGGATTCCCCGTGCTGGGAAGCGTCGAGCCCCACATTCTCGTCTTTCTGGGAAACCTTGATGCCGCCCGTAACAGCCGAAGCGATGCTCCCGGCGATCAGGGTACCGACAACCGCGATGACAACGGTGATGGCGATTGCCGCAAGCTGGCGCAGGAACAGGTTCGCATTGCCGAAGATCAGCCCGTTCCACGCCGCCGCGGAATTGATGGATTTCTGCGTAAAAATACCCGTCGCAATACCGCCCCATATTCCGCCGACGCCATGGCACCCGAACACATCCAGCGCGTCGTCATAGCCGAATTTCGGCTTCACAACGGTAATGAAGAAATAGCAGATGGGACTGACCATGGCCCCGATGACCAAAGCCGCCCAGACGGGAACGAAGCCCGCTCCGGGAGTAATCGCCACAAGGCCGATCACCAGTCCGGTGGAAGCGCCCACAATCGTCGGTTTTCCGCTCGTGACCACTTCGATCATCAGCCAGGAAAGCATCGCCGCGGCAGCCGAGGTATTCGTTGTCAGAAAAGCGTGAACGGCAAGCTCGTTCGCTGCTAATGCGCTGCCCGCGTTAAAGCCGAACCAGCCGAACCACAGAAGCGCGGCGCCCATAAAAATCATCGGCGCGTTGTGCGGGCGGTAAGTCGCCTTGCCGTAATTTTTCCTCTTGCCGAGAAAGATGGCAAGGACAAGGGCGCTGACGCCGGAGCTGATATGTACCACGTTGCCCCCCGCAAAATCCACGGAACCGATGTCGAACAGGAACCCTCCGCCCCAGACCATGTGCGCAAGGGGATAGTAGACGATCAGGGACCAGATGGCCGTAAAAACAACGAGAGAGGAAAACTTCATCCTTTCGGCAACCGCGCCGGTCATCAGCGCGGGCGTGATGATGGCAAACATCATCTGGAAAACGGCAAAAGTCAGCGTGTTGGGGTAAGGAAGCGTTGTATCCGTAAAGCCATTAAAATTCATTCCCACCCATTTCAGATTTCCGATGATACCGGCGATATCCCCGCTGAAGGAAAGGGAAAAGCCGACCAGCACCCACAAAACGGAAGCCACCCCCATCAGAACAACCGAAGACATCAACGTATTGATAATATTTTTCCGCTTAACAAAACCGCCGTAAAAAAATGCCAGGCCCGGTGTCATAAGAAGTACCAGAGCTGAGGAGGTCAGCATCCACGCCACATCTCCATGATCCATGTTCAAACCCCTATTCTTTTGTTTTTTGCAGAAAAAATAAAAAGGTCAATAAAGCAATACATGAAAGTAAAGCTTTATTGACCTCATTGCCAATAAGACGCGTCGGCAGGCAGCCTTCTGCTCACGGCCGCCTTTATTACCAAAATATATTAATCTATTTTGGAGCATCTGTCAAGCGGAAAAATTCAAAATCAATCGTTCGAAGATTGTAACATTAAATGCGAAAGGTACATTTCACCAATTCAAAGGTGAAATCGTACCGGACGCATTTATTTTTTTGCCATAGAACAGCCGAAAGCGCAAGGAGGAAGCACGATGAAAGTTGCAACTATACAGGACGCTTGGAAAGAGGTCAACAAGATTTTCCCGACGGATTACGAGAAAGACGAAGATTCAAGCCGCCGCGCCGGATATGACATTTACAGACACCCGACACTTAACTACTATAACCGCATTTGTGATTTAGGTTGCAGGCTGGAAGTTCTCACGGGTGAGTACGGCGAAACCGTAACAAACATTTGGATTGAAGCGGAAGTTGCAGAGGAAAGCAACGAGAGCGGGACGGAAAATGCCGCCGCCCTCCCCGGCTACGGTGAAATGCTTGCCGAAAAAATCAGAACAACGACAACCGACTTTTCAAAGATAACCGACTTTGAAAAATTCCTCCTTGATAGAGGGTGGGCGTTCAAAACCGAAGAAGCGTTGCGGGCGGGATATGACAGGGCTTGGAAATGCTCACGCGGCATTCTTCTTACGGAAGATGAATTTGCCGCAGAAGCAGGAATGGGAATCAGCGATTTTTCACAATGGAGTGAGAACACGGCGGGAGAGGTTTACAACGCGCTTGCGGAGTTTGTAAAGGCTGGAAAACTCACCGCTTCCGAGGTTTACAGGTACGCATACCACAAATGGTGCTTGCGGAAGCCAGAAGCGATTGTTGCATATCAAGAGGGGCGCGACAAGTGGATAGTCAATAATTGCGACACGGAAATATCAGAGGACGAAGCAAAGGTTGCAGTAAATAGCGAATGGGGATTTGAAGCAAGCCGTATTAAGATCATCGGAACGCCCTATCATCAAAGGAAAGTGTATCCCTCCGTCGTGGTGACAGAACGATGGTAAATACAAGATTGGTGAAGCCGCGGGGCGGCTTCCGTCCCGCCGCGGGCGCGTGGCGGGGTCCGATGATAAAGCATTGCAAAGACCACAACGGCGGGAATCCGTCGGGGTGGTCATTTTCATGCAAGGTGGAATCTATACACGGCAAGGAGTTTTTTTATGAAGAACGCAGATTTTGAGCGGGTTTACGATTTCGGCAACCTATACGCCGGATTCCTGAAAGCCCGCCGGGGCAAGCGGGGAAAAGAAAGCGTCGCAAAGTTTGAAGCGAATTTGCTTGAAGCCCTCTGCCTACTTTCGGAATTGCTGAAAACAAAAACCTATAAGCCGTCCGAATATTTCGTGTTTCGGGTATATGAACCGAAAGAGCGAATTGTAATGACGAACGCATTCAAAGACAAGGTTGTTCAGCATTCCCTATGCGATAACATACTTGGACCCGCGTTTGAACGAAGCTTCATGATTGACAATTACGCTTCACAGACCGGGAAAGGCACGCACTACGGACTGTATCGGCTGGAAAATTTCATGCGTTCATATTACTTTGAACGTAAGTCACGCGCGGAACAGAAACGCCGGGAGGAGGGGTTGCCGCGGGTTTCTCCGCAAACGGGCGGGTATGCTGACGGATGGGTTTTGAAATGCGATATTTCAAAGTATTTCTATTCCATTCAGCACGAACCGTTGAAAAAGATGGTTCGCAAGTATATTCGGGACCCTAACATTTTGTGGCTTACTGACATGATAATTGACAGCACAGAAAACCCCGGAATACCTATCGGAAACCAAACTTCACAATGGTTCGCGGTCATGTACCTTTCGGGAATGGACCATTTTATAAAAGAAAAGCTGGGTATCCGCTTTTACGGGCGGTACATGGACGACTTTTATTTGATTCATGAGGACAAGGCATATTTGCAGTATTGCTGGGACGAAATCGAAAAGTACGTGACCGCGCTGGGGCTTTCCCTGAACAATAAGACGAATATTTTTCCGCTGAAAAACGGGATTGATTTTCTTGGGTTTCACACCTATTTGACCGACAGCGGAAAGGTGATTCGCAAAGTTAGGCGGGTGAGCAAGAACAATGTAAAACGAAGAATTAAGAAACAACGGAAGCTTCTCG
Proteins encoded in this region:
- a CDS encoding HAD family hydrolase, which codes for MKELKGAIFDLDGTLLESMGIWAQIDQRFLAKRGIPLPDDYVEKVTPMNYRDAAAYTIARFSLPETAAEVIRDWKEMSEQAYRFEIALKPRAGEFLRKLKSRGVRLAVATAQAPELYEPALKNNGVFDLFDAFAHLGEVERGKGFPDIYLLAAQRLGLSARDCVVFEDISAGIRGAKAGGFRTCGVYDPYSDYEKETILREADRYIDSFAQLLEPD
- the thiE gene encoding thiamine phosphate synthase, producing MKSEIDYSLYLCTDRELMSTPTVEESVEQAIQGGCTVIQLREKNIPSRLFYDTALAVKKVTEHYGVPLIINDRLDIALAVDADGVHVGQSDLPCGVLRRILGEEKIIGVSASTLEEAVRAEKDGADYLGVGAMYATGTKTDAAIVSMEELHAIRRAVQIPIVVIGGINRKTAPAFCKTGIDGLAVVSAVVAQPDIREAARGLLQIFQGGNP
- the thiM gene encoding hydroxyethylthiazole kinase; this encodes MNQITKEVSNAIRVLREKVPLVHNITNYVTVNDCANALLAIGASPIMADDIAEAADISAISSALVLNIGTLNQRTIASMLAAGKRANELGIPVVFDPVGAGASKLRNDATREILEQVRLTVLRGNISEVSFVAGLGASTKGVDASEADGGNDAVAVAKAVAEKLGCTAAVTGAVDVIADGKRVVKIRNGHPMLSRVTGTGCMTSALVGAYAGALRDGFTAAVSGIASMGIAGELAYEAAGQTGTGSFHIAVIDALSRLNPVLLEEKAKLNEI
- the thiC gene encoding phosphomethylpyrimidine synthase ThiC, with the translated sequence MRTYHTQMEAAKKGIVTKEMAVVAEKESMEPEKLRELVASGQVAIPANIHHTALSPEGIGAGLKTKINVNLGISGDCKNYDVEMQKVDMALRFGAEAIMDLSNYGKTNTFRRELIAKSPAMIGTVPMYDAIGYLEKDLLEISAKDFLKVVEAHAKEGVDFMTIHAGINRRAVESFRREGRIMNIVSRGGSLLFAWMEMTGNENPFYEYYDEVLEILREYDVTISLGDALRPGCLDDSTDAGQIGELIELGNLTGHAWEKNVQVMVEGPGHMAMNEIAANMTLQKRLCHNAPFYVLGPLVTDIAPGYDHITSAIGGAIAAASGADFLCYVTPAEHLRLPDLNDVKEGIIASKIAAHAADIAKGVPHARDLDNQMAHARHRMDWDEMFRVAIDGEKARDYFESTPPADRHTCSMCGKMCAVRTTNLILEGKKVEFCSEK
- the thiD gene encoding bifunctional hydroxymethylpyrimidine kinase/phosphomethylpyrimidine kinase, whose amino-acid sequence is MKNLLTIAGSDCSGGAGIQADLKTFAAHGAFGMSVIVSVVAENTSRVISIQDIPPQIVADQIDAVFEDIAVDGVKIGMLSGAEQMKTVAERLRFYRPGGVVLDPVMVAKGGRALMHPDALETLKAEMLPQAFLLTPNIPEAEAITGMEIRTVGDMEKAAAVLRSMGPRHVLVKGGHLEGDAVDILFDGEEIHPFRTERIPTKNTHGTGCTLSSAIAANLANGMDVPEAVGAAKEYVTTAIRHALPVGKGHGPTNHFYNLYKNGGLLQ
- a CDS encoding P-II family nitrogen regulator; translation: MKKIEAFIRPDQLEDIKEILDSLQLNGLSIMQVMGCGSQKGWKEFVRGTEVDCQFLPKIKIEMIVLDEQADTVVDSIVEKAYTGEYGDGKIFISDISDAVRIRTGERGREAIQ
- a CDS encoding ammonium transporter is translated as MDHGDVAWMLTSSALVLLMTPGLAFFYGGFVKRKNIINTLMSSVVLMGVASVLWVLVGFSLSFSGDIAGIIGNLKWVGMNFNGFTDTTLPYPNTLTFAVFQMMFAIITPALMTGAVAERMKFSSLVVFTAIWSLIVYYPLAHMVWGGGFLFDIGSVDFAGGNVVHISSGVSALVLAIFLGKRKNYGKATYRPHNAPMIFMGAALLWFGWFGFNAGSALAANELAVHAFLTTNTSAAAAMLSWLMIEVVTSGKPTIVGASTGLVIGLVAITPGAGFVPVWAALVIGAMVSPICYFFITVVKPKFGYDDALDVFGCHGVGGIWGGIATGIFTQKSINSAAAWNGLIFGNANLFLRQLAAIAITVVIAVVGTLIAGSIASAVTGGIKVSQKDENVGLDASQHGESAYPAFNGMD
- a CDS encoding RNA-directed DNA polymerase, encoding MKNADFERVYDFGNLYAGFLKARRGKRGKESVAKFEANLLEALCLLSELLKTKTYKPSEYFVFRVYEPKERIVMTNAFKDKVVQHSLCDNILGPAFERSFMIDNYASQTGKGTHYGLYRLENFMRSYYFERKSRAEQKRREEGLPRVSPQTGGYADGWVLKCDISKYFYSIQHEPLKKMVRKYIRDPNILWLTDMIIDSTENPGIPIGNQTSQWFAVMYLSGMDHFIKEKLGIRFYGRYMDDFYLIHEDKAYLQYCWDEIEKYVTALGLSLNNKTNIFPLKNGIDFLGFHTYLTDSGKVIRKVRRVSKNNVKRRIKKQRKLLDMGKIELSKAEQSYQSWRGHALKGDSYHLVRDTDRYFKNQFKESEKQWHKH